A genomic region of Christiangramia sp. OXR-203 contains the following coding sequences:
- the pruA gene encoding L-glutamate gamma-semialdehyde dehydrogenase, translating into MGKGFFHVPVAVNEEVKSYAPGSPEREEVLLTYKDLWNANTEVPLYIGAEEVKTGNTRTINPPHDHAHVAGTYHIAEKKHVERAISEALEARKKWSKLEWEQRAAIFLKAADLISGPYRQKMNAATMIGQSKNIYQAEIDAAAEICDFLRFNVEYMAELYDEQPISSDGVWNRVEYRPLEGFVYAITPFNFTAIAGNLPSSAALMGNVAVWKPSDSQMLSAQVLMEVFREAGLPAGVINMINGDPEMVTDTVLASPDFAGIHFTGSTDVFKGIWGKIGNNIQNYKTYPRIVGETGGKDFILAHPTAKAKHVATAISRGAFEYQGQKCSAASRVYIPKSLWPEIKDFVIEDVQSFKMGSPEDMSNFINAVIHEGSFDKLASYIEKAKNDKNAEIVVGGNYDKSKGYFIEPTVILTSDPHYTTMETELFGPVVTVYVYDDKDFDESKWADICQTVDNTSIYALTGAIISGDRYAAAQATDLLQNAAGNFYINDKPTGAVVGQQPFGGARSSGTNDKAGSKMNLMRWISVRLIKETFVPATDYRYPFLGE; encoded by the coding sequence ATGGGAAAAGGATTTTTTCACGTACCAGTAGCGGTTAACGAAGAAGTAAAAAGTTACGCTCCGGGAAGCCCAGAAAGAGAAGAAGTATTACTTACTTATAAAGACCTTTGGAATGCGAATACTGAAGTTCCTCTTTATATAGGAGCTGAAGAAGTAAAAACCGGGAATACCAGAACTATCAATCCTCCACATGATCATGCTCATGTTGCAGGAACTTACCATATTGCAGAGAAAAAGCATGTGGAAAGAGCTATTTCTGAAGCTTTGGAAGCAAGAAAGAAGTGGTCAAAATTGGAATGGGAACAAAGAGCTGCTATATTTTTAAAAGCTGCCGATCTAATTTCCGGACCTTACAGACAAAAGATGAATGCTGCCACGATGATCGGGCAATCGAAGAATATTTATCAGGCTGAGATTGATGCTGCTGCAGAAATCTGTGATTTCCTACGTTTTAATGTAGAGTACATGGCAGAATTGTATGATGAGCAACCAATTTCTTCAGATGGAGTTTGGAACCGCGTAGAATACAGACCACTAGAAGGTTTTGTTTACGCTATTACTCCGTTCAACTTTACCGCAATTGCAGGAAACCTTCCTTCAAGTGCTGCGCTTATGGGAAATGTAGCCGTTTGGAAACCTAGTGATAGCCAGATGTTATCTGCTCAAGTATTGATGGAAGTATTTAGAGAGGCAGGTTTACCAGCAGGTGTGATCAATATGATAAATGGTGATCCAGAAATGGTAACAGATACTGTATTAGCCAGCCCGGATTTTGCAGGAATCCATTTTACTGGAAGTACCGACGTATTTAAAGGTATTTGGGGTAAGATTGGAAACAATATTCAGAACTATAAAACATATCCAAGAATAGTTGGTGAAACAGGAGGAAAAGATTTTATTTTGGCCCACCCGACTGCAAAAGCTAAACATGTAGCCACTGCCATTTCAAGAGGTGCCTTCGAATACCAGGGTCAGAAATGTAGCGCGGCTTCCCGTGTTTATATTCCAAAAAGCCTTTGGCCGGAAATTAAAGATTTCGTGATTGAGGATGTGCAATCATTCAAGATGGGATCTCCGGAAGATATGTCTAACTTTATAAATGCTGTGATTCACGAAGGTTCTTTCGATAAGCTTGCAAGCTATATTGAAAAAGCTAAGAACGATAAAAATGCTGAGATTGTAGTTGGAGGAAACTATGATAAATCTAAAGGTTACTTTATAGAACCTACGGTAATTCTTACATCAGATCCTCATTATACAACGATGGAAACCGAGCTTTTTGGTCCTGTAGTAACAGTATATGTATACGATGATAAGGATTTTGATGAATCCAAGTGGGCAGATATCTGTCAGACTGTGGATAATACAAGCATATACGCACTAACTGGAGCTATTATCTCTGGGGATCGTTATGCAGCTGCTCAGGCTACAGATCTATTGCAGAATGCAGCTGGAAACTTCTATATTAATGATAAACCAACTGGTGCAGTTGTAGGACAGCAGCCATTTGGTGGAGCAAGATCCAGTGGTACAAATGACAAAGCAGGATCAAAGATGAATCTTATGAGATGGATTTCTGTAAGATTGATCAAAGAGACTTTCGTCCCTGCTACAGATTATAGATACCCGTTTTTAGGTGAGTAA